The genomic region TACCTGGTTCCCAAGCATAGTTCTTGGATTTTCTGAACTTTGATGTGATGTTGGTAAAGAGACCCTAAACGTCAAACATCTGTGCTTAGTTTTTAAAGTGGATACAtgaattaaaactataattttcatCCTGTTATTTACTTTCTGTAATGATTTGGGCTTCCAGAAGGTCTCATTCAAtgtttattataacatttttttccagattggcttgattttaaagtattataatttGTTAAAAGCAGAGTCTCTTGGCTGTAAGATAGGTCTAACTTTTTAATTGTCTCCAGGGTACAGTGAGTTCCTAGTTCATAAGATGTTTACTGCACACAGACCTCAGTaactgggtgactttgggcaagtcatttagctacctgaccctcagtttcttcatctgcataaTGAAACTGGTGATAAATTGTCCTATCACATCACTGAGTTGTTCTGAATATTAGATGAAACTAGGCAAATGGAAGTCAGATGTTAGTTGTCACTACTAAATATCATTAATAAGCCTTATAATAAGTATATACCTGTTTTTATATAGCCAGCATTTAAGCGACCACGCCCAGCTTGATAAGGTGTCTGGGATATTGCATATATTGGCTTATTACAACTTACTCTGTCTGCTTTCCTGACATTTAACTGTCTCCTGACCCTTAattacacatttctcaaaaccaTTATCttcagctctttctttttttctacatattcatTCCCTTTGAACAAATGCCCATTCACAACTTTCTCTAACACCTCCACGGGGTACAGTCCCAGACCTGGCTTCTCACCTGTTTCTAAATTTCAGAGAGGATATTatcaattaaaaatcaaatgcttCACCAGTCCTGCCAATTCATCTGCCCCTCCAAGTATGCACCCAGTACAGAGCAAGGTCATCGTCTAGGTCACTTAACTCCAAAGACCAAGTCTGCCTGTCAACCGTTAAAGCTACATCTGTTATCTTTTTGTCATTCTTATATCAATATTCTAATTCTAAGCACTGTAATTACTTGTGTAACAATGTCCTCTCTTCCAGGTCACTCTACTGCCAGTCTCTTTAACCTTTCCAATCAtggaaaccaaaattttaaaaatatgtgtatcttaattattttactccctggatcaaaaatataaaagggcTTCGTCCTGCCTGTGGGAGAAAATCTAATCTCTTCGGCCGCCTAAGCCCTTTGGAGCCGGTCCTCACCTGTGCATGTGTCCTGACTCCCCATCGTGATCACGTGTGTGCGGCTTACCCTCTTGCCCACCTGTCACCATTGCTTGTGCCCTAccacagcggtccccaacctttttggcaccagggactggtttcatgggagacaatttttccatggaccggggatGGCAGGTGCggggtggtgcagagctcaggcaatgATGCGCGGCtgcttcctaacaggccacggaccagtgaTGGGTTGCGACCCGAGGTTTGGGGACCGCAGCCTTGCCACTCCCCCTGCTGACTTGTACGGCTACTGTGCAGCTAGTGCTACAGATCATCTCTGGGCTCCTTGCCAGTTCCTGCACTTTCGTGTGCTTAAGAAACTCTTAAAGTGCCTATTTAAAATGTGGGTTCCTGGGTTCCACCTCACCCTCCAGAGATTGATAGGTTTGGAATGTGGCCCAGAAAGTTGAGGTTTAACAAGCACTCTAGAAGATTCTGAAGCAAGTGTTTATAAGGCATGCTGCTTAGCAAAGGCAATGGGAAGCACATTTGCTTCTTAGTGTTTTCCcactttttccttttgtctatttttataaagagatTCAAATTTCCTAGACTCTTAGATTTCACTCAAGCCTTCACTGGCAACCTAATCTCATCCTACACTAAGAACGTGAAATAAGAATTCTCCCATTTTCCAATCAGTTGATCCAGAAACCTGTCTCCATGATGGATCAGATCCTGCGCTCCCTGCTTAAAACCTGCTAGAGCTTCCCATCGCACTAGAATGAAATACATGCCCCTTATTCTCTACTCTGaggcctctgcctctctctgaaATTCTCTATACCCTGCCtactccctctgccccagccccacaggccTTCCCTTTAGTCCTTGAACACAGCCGTGTGTGCCTGGCCTTCACGCTGGCTATCGCTCTACTGAGATGCTCATGCTACAGGCCATCCCTTGCCTGGCTCCTTCCTGACATTCAAGGCTCAGCCCTGTGTTGCTCTTCTCTGACTCTGGTCTGCAGTAGCCCCTACAACAGAACACTCTCTCATACATAACCAACTTCTGTTCCGTATGGACCACTGTCACCATCTGAAACTGTTAGACATTAATTATATACAGgttttttgtataaaaattatacctcaataaagctggaaaaaaatattaacatcccCTCCCACAAAAAACCCCAAGCTGAAAACCAGATCAAAACCTATGTGCTCATCCTTTCCTACTGCCCCCAGGCTCTGACTCCACttttaagcaaacaaacaaaacccactgATTTTTACGTATAAAGTTGTAAGAAGATTGAACAATTCCAGGATCTTTTGGAAATTTTGTGAAGAATGATTTCCTCCAGCTCTTCCTCTGAAGCCTGTTCTAAAGATTCTTTGCACCTCTGAGCTTATTTCTCTGTATATTCACCCATACTGCAATGATGTGTGTTTTTGTCCCAGGAAATATTGTCCCATTTTAGACATCTTTTCTAAAGCTCAAAGTTGGCAGGATAATTGGTGACAAAACAAAAGCAGGGGGGAAGTCTTAGCCTCTCCTAGTTTTGGTATTTGTGTGGTCTTTGTCTGCAGGTCAGTGTAAGTTCCTGCCAAAGCATCCTTTGGACAAGCCTAAAATTCAGAGTGATTAAGGCCAAGTTTACTGTTGGGCCATCTTGGGAATACAGATGCCTTCGTGGGGATATCAGGAGGTCACTCTTTATCACCTGCCTGGACACATCCAAGTGGTCAGAGGCGCATCTTCTACTGAGAGAAGTAATTAATTCCATGCAACTGAAAATTGGTTTATTCTGATGATGATGTGCTACCCCTTATTAAGGTTTCAGTTAAATGGCAAATCTTCTAATCAGTGTGTCCCAGAAGGAATGACAGCACTCTGGAATAATAAGTTTCTTGTCTGTGGAGTGGAGTAGAAAACGAAAATAATCAAACGTGGGTCTTGCCTCTTGATTTTTGGTGCATTCTTATGCATTTATCGATTGCAACATATTATGTGTGCTTTGAACATATATATGTCACTCTTCTCTATGTTTTAGAGTGCACACCAAGAATGTTAAATTTATTCAGCTGATTAAATATTATATTGCAGATTCTGTAATTATAACAATAAAGGTTCTCGAAAGTTACTTTTGCTGGAACCAACTGTATAGCACTGATGTGCTGGAACAGTTTGGCTGTGTCTTTTATTACCAGTTTTTCTATTGAGGACCTCCTCTTGGAGCCAACGGGAAATTAACTGGAAGTTCTGGAGGTTGGAGTTTTTCTTGAGACTCACTCAGAACAGGTGTGCATCTACCAAAGTAGCTATAAGCAATTAATATCCTTTATGCTAATTAGGACAAGGAAGGATATGAGGTTTTTATTCAAAACCTCTGTTCACTTCCTGTGACTTTTTCAAGCGATTCCAGTGTCAAGGGATAACAAATGACCTGTAGTGAGGCTGTAACACCTTTAGTAGCAGGACCAAATGTGGTTACTATTTGTAGCCCCAGTTGTGTATTTGAAACAGTTATTGAATACTTAGTATGTTCTAGATATTGTACTTGCCCTGTTCACATACCTCTAGCTCTGGATTCTCACCACATCTTACGAAGTAGCTTGAATTATACTAGAGACTAGGAAACCGAGGCTTACAGAGGGTAAGACTTGCCTAACGTCACACAGCTACTGAGTGGCAGTGGGTATTTGAAACCAGATCTACTGAGCTCACGTTTCCTTAGTCCATGGTACCTCCCCACATGTAATTACCAtgtaattaatgttattttcatgtgacaaatttgtcttttgtttcatTATTAAAGTTGATTAGTCTCAGAACTTTGGGAtaaattctgtttcattgttaTTGCTTAATCAAGATGGTTTATGTGGATTTATTTGTTGAGGATCAAGAGAGAGGTGAGAATTTAGGAGCTTGGGAATAAGCAGGGACtatgagtaagaaataaattagacAAATGTCTAAGTTTGTTTCTAGAAAAGGGATATGACCTGTGTTTGGGTCTTTTATCTACATTTGTATCTTTCTATTGCTATGATCAGTATGCTTACATagttctttttctactttccaGGGATTTCTTGTGGCCCTCCTCCTCCTATCAAAAATGGTTGGCTTAGTCAGTACTCTGAACCCATAGCTCTCGGTACTGTTGTAAGGTACACTTGTGGGAATAGCTTCCGCCTCAtcggagaaaaaaatattttttgtataactAAAGACCAAGTGAAAGCAATCTGGGATAAAGCTGCTCCTGTATGTGAATACTACAATAAAAACTCTGTTTGCTCTCGGCCCAGCATACCAGGGGGCTACATAAGTAAAGACTCTAGGCAACCATACAAACATGGTGATTCCGTGACATTTGCCTGCAAAACCAACTTCAccatgaaaggaaacaaaactgtTTGGTGCCAAACAAATGCCAAATGGGGACCGACGCCACTACCAATCTGTGAGAGTGGTGAGTATGAACATAAAGCCGAGTTGAAGGTCGGGGTCTTGCACTTCTGTGCAGAGCGTGTTTTGAACCCTTCTGAAGGGAGAACTGTATGAATGTGTAAGGATGGCATGGGGAGAGGAAGCAAGGGAAAAGGTGAAAATGGTGgtttcctgatttttttgttttcttagttgTGGAGAAATATAACTACTCATTCAAAGAACATTAATTGAGCAAAGGAGTTTGAAGTATAATGGGAAACTGTAATTGAACATAGCTAATAATTGAGTAGAACTAAGTCTCACAGGAATGGGGTGAGAGTTTGTTGGGGCCATGAGAATTGGGTGGTTTTAAACTGGCGTATCCAGGTTACTGTTAAAACGAGAAGAAATACACCCAACAGATTTAAAAGTAATCTACAGATAGCTGTTAATAGAGTCCGGCACAGAGGATGTCCTGCTCTCTGTGAGCACGTTCTGAAGTGAGTCACTGTTTCCCCAAGTTATCTCCTGAGCCATCACATCTCAAATCAAATGCCTTTGAAGATAGGGACAATGGTCAATCCTTCATTCCTTCTCATTTGGTTTGGTCTATGTTGCTGCTGAAACCTAAATACGAATTTCAATTCTACAATTACAAGAATCGACAATATTTGACAAGAATCTTTACCGTCAAAATTAGGTATCTGTTTTCTTAATAAAGAACAATATTGATAAATTCTAAGTGGATTAAAGAGCTAAACAGCTATTCAATTATTAGAAATAGGATTCTGTTTATCAATCTATTGATAAATAGTCTTGGAGGTAGATCTTAGGATACTAACAGAATGGAGTGGCTATAGAAAACAATTAAGCCTTTATAAAGAGTTAGGTAGACCTATATGCATTGCCATGGAAAGATATCATAGacatattactaagtaaaaggCGTAAGGGATAGAATAATATGTATTAGGTACACAGACAtacaatgtatgtgtatatacatactatGTATAGGATTCTGGTAAACCATATTACTAATGTCTGCCAGGATAACCCTCTAAGTGGTAGCTTGCTACATTTGGAAAGAGAATAGGCTTAAGGATATCGTAAGAATATAGGtgaaaattgactttttttgGTAATTGAAATTTTTCACAAGGCAAATGTAATACATATAGtgtaactaaaaatgaaaaatattgtacTATTCATGGCATAAAATGGATACAATTAAACTACACCTGTTTGATCTTTAAGAGGCTGCATTGAAAGTCAATGACAACTGGTTACCATAGATATGTGCGTGTCATTTATTTGGATCTATGTCGTAAGTCAACATCTCGGTTGTGAAGGATGCATCATCTGATGGCTTTTTTTCCtgatgtgtgtgttgtgtgcgtGTGTAAAGATTTTCCCCTGGAGTGTTCACCACTTCCTGCGATCCCCAACGGACATCACACAGGGGAGAATGTGGGCCCCATTGCTCCAGGATTGTCTGTGACGTACAGCTGTGAACCTGGTTACTTGCTTCTTGGAGAAAAGATCATTCGCTGTTTGTCTTCAGGAGCCTGGAGTGCTGTCGCTCCCACATGTAAAGGTACCCAAAATTTACAGCTGATTTTAAGCATTTGGGCTGTTCTGTTACTTGCCATGCTTTTCTCATCTCTGGCTTGCTTTATCTAGAGGCACAGTGCAAACCTCCAGGACGATTGCTTAATGGGCAGATGGAGATGCCGCCAAGTTTTCGGGTTGGCGTCACTGTGAACTTTTCCTGTAACGAAGGGTGAGTGTCAGGAGGGTCTATGAGACTTAATTTATTTGGGTTACATGTGCATGGTGTGGACTGTGGAACTTGCAGAAGGCTCCTCTGGGAGGATCTATGGACAGCCTGGGGTGAGGTTGTGAGAGACAATGCTGATAGAAAGGGTGCACAGCAGTTAAGTCTTGTCTTGGATTTTAGGTAGAGGCTGCTGTTCTTCAGCACAAACTGCCTGATAGTTCTGAATGACAACCCTCTGTCTCCAGGTATCGATTACAAGGCCAAGCTTCTAGTCGGTGTGTAATTGCTGGAGAACAAGCTGTTTGGACCAAAATGCCCGAATGTAAAGGTAGGTAAGGCAACTGAGGTTTGTTCAGAATTTGTGGcaaattctgattttttcttgatCGGAAGTCCAACAGCACCCTGCATTCTTAGCTTAACTAAAAGCTTCTAGTTCAGTTCTTACCATAAAGACTCCTAAAGAGCAAAGAACTCCTACAGATCTTTAAGAGAGATGGTCTTCACTGAAGCATCCTTCATTTACCTCCTTATCATCTGCTTCCTCAAGTAAAATGGGGTTTCTGGGATTTTCCTCCTCTGAAAGCTACGTGGACTTGCTAAGTAGGCTGCCAGGCCATGTGCATCAGGGAGATTGTATATTTAGTAGAAGAAATCAAAGGATCGGCAGAGTAGGTATATTCAGGAATGAAGCTTTAAAATCATACTTTCAATAGCTGCCTCGATTGATTCATTACAGACTCAGATATCACTGTCCTAGGATGTGAGAGTGGCATCAAGCAGCATCCGAGGCATTGTTTGCAGTGCATCTGTGATCTTGTCATTTCTCTCTGTAATTTCCTTAGAAATTTTTTGCCCACCGCCTCCCCCTATTGTCAATGGAAGACATACAGGCAGCTCTTCAGGGAATGTTCCATATGGAAGAACAGTCACTTACACTTGTGACCCGGACCCAGAGGAAGGAGTGAAGTTCATCCTTATTGGGAAGAACGTTATCCATTGTACAACCGATAGTCAGAAGACTGGGACCTGGAGTGGCCCTGCCCCACACTGTGAACTTTCTGCTTCTGCGATTCACTGTCCACCTCCCCAGATCCTAAGAGGCAAGATGTTAAGTGCACAGAAAGATCAATACACTTATAATGACACTGTGATATTTGCTTGCCTGTCTGGCTTCACATTGAAGGGCAGCAAGCAAAGCCGATGTAATGCCCAAGGCACGTGGGAGCCATCGGCACCAGTCTGCGAAAAGGGTGAGTGTTCCAATACTCAGAAAAGGTGTCACtgattcatctttttaaaaaattagaagaagcGGTTTTCGGTTTTAAGCAgggccttttccagtttctacgCCCCTTAACTATACTAAATATAGTGAATATGGGTTTTATAGAGAACTTGCTTAACACCATCCCCCTACCATTGTTGCCTTTTGTGGGAATATGCCTGGGAAAAATATTAGGAATCACTAAATTGcctgtttttttagagataaaaataagtGGGAGAAAAATGCTTGTTTGTCTTAATAGAGATGTCTTAAAAGGGAAGTCATCAAAGCCACCATCCCAGGGGTGTATCAGAATCTTCCATAAAAGCAAACAAGATTCTTTAAGAAGGGAAGAGATCGGAGAGGATTTACAGCACTATGTGGGAACTGAACCAAATCTGCAGCAGTCTCAgcggagaaaaaaaaaaaaaaaagatcgaGAAACACTGATCTAAAATGACCCAATTCTGTCTGGACTGCAAGATATCTTCTGTATCATACAACTGCTACCAGAGTGGAATTGTAGTGTTCATTCTTTGGCCCAGTTTCTTCTGTTGTTGTTTACTtaaggagtttttttgtttttttccttttctttagaatGCCAGGCCCCTCCTGAAATCCTCAATGGGCAAAAGGAAGATAGACACATGGTCCACTTTGACCCTGGAACATCCATAAAATATAGTTGTGACATTGGCTATGTGCTGGTGGGAGAAGAATCCATACATTGTACCCACGAGGGAGTGTGGACACCCGCTGCCCCCAAATGCAAAGGTGCCAGGTCTCAAATGTAGATGTTTTGCCCGTATTGAGATTGCCTTGAGTCCATTTCTCATCCAAGTCTTTTTTCTTAGAGGCAGAATGTAAACCTGCAGGAAAGAAGCTCTTTACAAAACCCCAGAATCAATTTATTAGACCACATGTTAACCCTTTTTGCAAAGAAGGGTGAGTGAAGGCTGTCTCAGCCTAAACCAGGTCTGGCTTGTAAGTGCACACTGTGAGCTCTATGTCAGAGTTTGTCCCATGGTCCTTCCCTGTCATGTGTTCATGGAGGTGTCAATCATGCTATTCTTCCATGCATGGAAATTATGCCTGTGCAGTGTATGGACGGTGCTGATGTTGGCTACATTTTTGTTCCTGTTGCTTCTTGTCCTGAAAGTGGCAAGTCTGCTTTGCAGACTCTTGCTTAGCTTAGTGGTCACCTGGTGGCAAAATGACATGACTCTTTGTCTCTAGGTACCGGTTAGGAGAAAGTGTTTATGAGCCGTGTGAAGACAAAATTCCTTGGTTTATGGAGATTCGTGTTTGCAATGGTGAGTAGCAAAAAGGACATAGAACTACAAAAATGTGAGATCTATGCACTGCCTGGAAGATTTCTGTTTCAGGCTATGTTATGGGAACTAGAGTATTCGATTCTGTTCTATTAGGTTTGCTGACAGTTAAAGTTGCACAGTTTTGCGACATCTTTCTGTTGTCACCTTTTCCTGCTTCAATTAGTTAAGTTAAACATACGTAAGTACTGATTCTCTTTTGTGACTCAGGATTATAAGAATAATGACAGCAGTGAATATACGAGCCACCATCTTCATTTTGGGTACACCACAGTTTAGTGGAGAGGTCAGGGGATTGGTGTTGGGTCTGATCTCAGATTCTGTTTCCACTGCTTAATAGGCATACAACCTTGGGCAATTTACGTAACTTCTCTGGAAGTCTAGCCTCTCTGTAAAGTTGGCATGAGATTACAGACTTCAAAGTTACTAGAATTAAAGATCCTATCCCTACTTTCTAGATGAGGATAGTGCCTGTcccaaagtaggtgctcaatcagccataaatatttttaggtaACCATATAGACTATCCTATCACCTCAGAACAAAGACAGCACTCAAGAAAGCATAATTGTATTCCCCTGTGCTTTTTATTCTCCTATTGGCTATTTAAGAAAGAATTCTTCTTTTAATTAGCCATTTACTACTGGGCCTTACTGCCTCAGAATATGATATTGATCAAGCATGTTCACTTTCaataaagattttctttcctgtgaaatCTAAGTTGAATTTTACATATATGAGATTTGACATAAAATTGACCTAAACTCTCCAGGAACCAACAGGTTCGTAACCAGTTTCGTTTCTATCCTTTGGTGTTTAATACTGGAATAGAATCCCACAGTATCTTTTCATCTCTCCAGAAATCACTTGCCCACCACCCCCTGTTATCCACCATGGGACACACACAGGGAGCTCCTCAGAAGATTTTGTATATGGAACCACGGTCACTTACACATGTAACCCTGGGCCAGAGAGAGGAGTGCAATTCAACCTCATTGGACAGAGCACCATCCGCTGTATAAGCGATGATCAAAAAAGAGGCATCTGGAGTGGCCCTGCACCCCGTTGTGAACTTTCCCTCCCTGCTGTCCAATGTTCACGTGTCCACGTTGCAAATGGATTCAAGATATCTGGCAAGGAAGCCCCATATTTCTACAATGACACTGTGACATTCAAGTGTAAGAATGGATTTACTTTGAAGGGCAGTAGTCAGATTCGTTGCAAAGCCGATAACACCTGGGATCCTGAAATACCAGTTTGTGAAAAAGGTAAAAACccaataagggaaaaaaaaaaaaaaacagagagaaatttatttacttattcttgtTCACTATTTCTCAACCAAAACTGTATTATGGACAAAGGCAAGGGGGCACAGATTACTTTCCACGTCTTCCATTCTGTGATAGAATGTTCTGTGCGTTGTGTGTGGTCTTTGTGTAAAAGCCCCCTTGGATCTGGGGTCATCTATTCAGGGCAGATAACAAGAGCACCCTTTAAAGGGGCCTAGTTCCTTCAAAAGAACAGACAACATTCAGTGATGAATTAGAGCTTCGTGGTCTTTGGCTTTGAAGTTGCAGATTGTCTATTGTGAAATGTTGTAATGTTCTTGAGTCAAAATTCCTGTGTGTTGGTATTTATGTGGGGAGTTTTCTCTTCAGACTGCCGGCCACCTCCTGAGATACACCATGGTCAGCATACAGGTGGAAATACGGTCTTCTTTGTCTCTGGGATGACTGTAGACTACACTTGTGACCCTGGCTACTTGCTTGTGGGAAACAAATCCATTCACTGTATGCCTTCGGGACATTGGAGTCCTTCTGCCCCACGGTGTGAAGGTACTTTGAGTTCCAGTTGTCTTTCTCTTTGATATGAGGCATCTATAAATACTGCAATTCCATTTTTGCTCCTACAGAGGCATGTCAGCCTGTGAGAGAGTACCTTCAGGAAATTCCAGTTGTTTCACATGTGGAACCAGTTAATACGTCCTGTCCAGACGGGTGAGTAAGAGATGATTGAATCTGAGAAAGGGTCTCCCCCCCTTGTTTTGCATATTAACTCTACCCTCACCTTGTCTTGGTGACTTCCTTTAGAGGCTCCTCATTGTCATGTGCACAGAGAATGTGAGGTTCCAATGGCCCAACTAGCAACTCTGACTTTTCAGTCCTTTCTTGACATGGAAAGGGCTTTGCTGTGAGTGACTCTAAGTCTAAAGTAGTTTTCTTACTTGGAAGATGGAGCGCTTCAAGCCCTGTCTACCGAAGTTCTTGTTTAGATGTCCCTCTGAATTTGTGTTTTGAAGAGGCTAGGTTGCAGAGATGTAATATTGGGAAGATGAAATGTATTATAATCTGTCTCTCTGCAGGTACCAGTTGACTGGACATGCTTATTGGAAGTGTCAAAATGCTAGCAAGGGGGTTTGGTTCCAAAAAGTTCCACTTTGTAAAGGTgagttaggaaaaaaaacctgacaGTGGTAGCAGACCGTTAGCTAGGCGAGGCCACTGAAGAGCTAATCTACCACCGCTTCTACATACAGCCTTTGGGCTCTCCTTCAGTGGCAGTAAGATAAGAAAAATCTTACAGTGCTTGGTCAGCACTGGCATTGGGAAACAGCATTGTCAAGTAGGAGCTATTTGCCATATATATCTGCTAATTTTgctaacaatgaaaaatatatagctcATATTGCTAGGTCATGGGAACATAGCTGTATTTGTTTCTTAATTTActgtaatttctaaaattttttttgaagatgtATGGCTCATAATTATAACATTTAGTAAAGCTGTTTTAGAAAAGCATAATCGAGGTTCCaaaacttaaataattttctagTTATATGAAATATACGCAGTTATATAGTATCATTTGTACCTGAAGGAAGGCCATCCACCTTGATGTACTAGCTGAATTTGAATTCCCTAAATCTCTTCTGCAGTTATTCACTGTCAACCTCCACCAGTGATTGACAATGGGAGGCACTCAGGCATGATGGCAGGACCCTTTGTATATGGACATGAAGTCTCTTATGAATGCGACCAAGGATTCTATCTTCTGGGAGAGAAAAACTTACAGTGCAGAGATGACCCTAAAGGACATGGATCTTGGAGTGGCCCTCCCCCTCAGTGTTTAGAATCTCCTGCTGTAGAATCTCCTCATTGCCCTAACCCAGAAGTCAAACATGGATACATGCTCAATGAAACTCATTCTGCATATTCCCACAATGACATAGTGTATGTTGCCTGCAATCCTGGCTTCATCATGAATGGCAGTCACTTGATTAAGTGTCATACGGATAACACATGGATGCCAGGTGTACCAACTTGTATCAGAATGGGTAAGATATTTTAAGGGATAATATATGGGTTCTTGTACAGAATAAAGCAAAAGGTTTTTGAATCTGCACTTGCCATGGTGTCTAAAGACAAGCACCTCAAAACTAAGGCAATTATATTGTTTTACACGATACCGGCCTTTTCTTATCTTCtcacctgatttcttttttcccctttcctttttcagtgtgtTGCACGCTAGTACATGAGAGAATCATGGTTAACTTCCAAATTGATGGAAtctacaaatttattatttttatgaatttagaataagaaaaatgcacatatcATTTTTTTGGCAAATGTTTGGTGGTAATATTGCTTGATAATTTGATATTATAATACCAGCCAGAAAGAGAACTTTGGGTGTTCTGGAGAATGAAGCCAGCCTTTAAACCCACTGAATTATCTTTCTCATAATTTTAGCTATCATTTGGCATCCTCATTCCTTTCAGTGGCTGCACCAGAGGCTGCCAGTTGGTGACCCATGACCTGAATCCTGCTCCCCAGAACTGTTTTCTTTGGCCAGCAGAGTAGTCTTATTTTAAGTGAAACCCATCTTCAGCCCAAGATGAATAGTAAACCTGCAAGCAGTGAAGGCCCCATTTACCTCCCTGTAATATAGTAGTAACTTTAGCTGAGTGGTGGCTGCCAATTTTAGAAGGATGGGCCTCTCTGATTTTTCGTCTGGTGGCTTCCCTTCCTAGCTCCTGGAATCACTTGAATGTGTGACCTTAGACTATAGCCTGCCTGCtatttaaagggaaaagaaaagaatgctgtTGGCTGATGGACTACAATTGTGGACCACAGCCACTGATGTTTCATTATCTTACTTTTGACACTTTTCTTCAgatcatatattaatatgatatagATGGGAAATGCAGATCTCTGTCCAGTATTGCTTGGTCTGTGTGTAATGAATGGGTGTTTCTGGATCCCAGTTAGTTGATTTGCTGCCTGCTGCCTTTCTGTGTCACCATCACCCAGAGATAGTGTTGGCTATGTGTTTCTCTGTGCTGAATTAAAGACCCTCTCTTATTGGTGTCTAAGCTTTCTTAGGGTGTCAACCTCCATCCAAGATCCCCAACGGGAATCATACTGGTGGCAGTATAGCTCAGTTTTTCCCTGGAATGTCAATCCTGTACAGCTGTGACCAAGGCTATCTGCTGGTGGGAGAGGCACTCCTCGTTTGCACATATGAGGGAAACTGGAGCCAACC from Lemur catta isolate mLemCat1 chromosome 23, mLemCat1.pri, whole genome shotgun sequence harbors:
- the CR2 gene encoding complement receptor type 2, with product MGTAGLFWVFWAVVAPGVLGISCGPPPPIKNGWLSQYSEPIALGTVVRYTCGNSFRLIGEKNIFCITKDQVKAIWDKAAPVCEYYNKNSVCSRPSIPGGYISKDSRQPYKHGDSVTFACKTNFTMKGNKTVWCQTNAKWGPTPLPICESDFPLECSPLPAIPNGHHTGENVGPIAPGLSVTYSCEPGYLLLGEKIIRCLSSGAWSAVAPTCKEAQCKPPGRLLNGQMEMPPSFRVGVTVNFSCNEGYRLQGQASSRCVIAGEQAVWTKMPECKEIFCPPPPPIVNGRHTGSSSGNVPYGRTVTYTCDPDPEEGVKFILIGKNVIHCTTDSQKTGTWSGPAPHCELSASAIHCPPPQILRGKMLSAQKDQYTYNDTVIFACLSGFTLKGSKQSRCNAQGTWEPSAPVCEKECQAPPEILNGQKEDRHMVHFDPGTSIKYSCDIGYVLVGEESIHCTHEGVWTPAAPKCKEAECKPAGKKLFTKPQNQFIRPHVNPFCKEGYRLGESVYEPCEDKIPWFMEIRVCNEITCPPPPVIHHGTHTGSSSEDFVYGTTVTYTCNPGPERGVQFNLIGQSTIRCISDDQKRGIWSGPAPRCELSLPAVQCSRVHVANGFKISGKEAPYFYNDTVTFKCKNGFTLKGSSQIRCKADNTWDPEIPVCEKDCRPPPEIHHGQHTGGNTVFFVSGMTVDYTCDPGYLLVGNKSIHCMPSGHWSPSAPRCEEACQPVREYLQEIPVVSHVEPVNTSCPDGYQLTGHAYWKCQNASKGVWFQKVPLCKVIHCQPPPVIDNGRHSGMMAGPFVYGHEVSYECDQGFYLLGEKNLQCRDDPKGHGSWSGPPPQCLESPAVESPHCPNPEVKHGYMLNETHSAYSHNDIVYVACNPGFIMNGSHLIKCHTDNTWMPGVPTCIRMAFLGCQPPSKIPNGNHTGGSIAQFFPGMSILYSCDQGYLLVGEALLVCTYEGNWSQPAPYCKEVNCSSPANINGVQRGLEPRKMYQYGAIVTLECKDGYTLDGSPQSQCQADHQWNPPLAVCKSFSLDASVPVLSGISACALLLICLIGVTVHIVKHRERNYYTNQSPQEEAVHVETREVYSIDPYNPAS